From one Lycium ferocissimum isolate CSIRO_LF1 chromosome 5, AGI_CSIRO_Lferr_CH_V1, whole genome shotgun sequence genomic stretch:
- the LOC132056097 gene encoding uncharacterized protein LOC132056097, with amino-acid sequence MECYKDEAVKAKEIAEQKLTEKDIAGALKFALKARNLFPGLDGLSQFLEVINVYVAHEKKINGEVDFYGILSVEPSADDETIRKHYRRLALALHPDKNQSVGADGAFKMISEAWSLLSDRTKKMIYDNRRAMRNATPVAPQPPKPETFWTFCNRCQIKYEYLKLYQNKSLMCPNCRRPFLAREVAAPMTNQASAFPWSSRQQQQGVNYPAANGSSASGVKLPTAPNSGFGSTVRANIQQDQAFEMKGANGAQPYVPTARQAAHHGQPAGGNLKRAHAEAAMSARNQEALLKKKRRIDDLKSKFQRKGMGSSQGNELAKSSRELSNSEIRNMLEKKARMEITKKLKEWSAAAASRTSYKEKKDMEKKKQTASEVITNDPRRDKTANDAVLDSKILSEQKETTVEVKSMIVPDPDFHNFDKDRTEKSFERNQVWAAYDDDDGMPRYYALIHNVLSKKPFKVEFSWLNSKTNSELGSMNWVGSGFLKTSGDFRIGKHETNKTLNSFSHKVKWVKGARGVIQIFPRKGDVWALYRHWSPKWNELTPDDVIRNYDMVEVLGDYSEKEGVTVAPLVKVAGFTSVFRQCLDPKYIRHIPREEMFRFSHQVPSYFLTGQEAPNAPTGCWELDPAALPFELLRVMTDAQIEAQRKAADPSDSERTCGESKEKEKSCVIGDSNVTKPIVTYSRKKKAKASTVEAKRETSSVAA; translated from the coding sequence ATGGAATGTTATAAAGATGAAGCTGTTAAGGCTAAAGAAATTGCTGAGCAGAAATTAACTGAGAAGGACATTGCTGGAGCTCTAAAATTTGCTTTGAAGGCTCGAAATCTGTTTCCAGGCCTTGATGGTCTTTCTCAGTTCCTGGAGGTGATAAATGTTTATGTTGCTCATGAGAAGAAGATTAATGGTGAAGTGGATTTTTACGGTATCCTTTCTGTAGAACCCTCGGCTGATGATGAAACAATAAGGAAACATTACAGAAGGCTTGCTCTAGCTCTTCACCCTGATAAAAATCAATCTGTTGGGGCAGATGGGGCGTTTAAAATGATATCTGAAGCTTGGAGTTTGTTGTCTGATAGaaccaaaaaaatgatatatgaCAACAGGCGTGCTATGAGGAATGCCACACCGGTGGCTCCCCAGCCACCAAAACCTGAGACATTCTGGACATTTTGCAATCGATGCCAGATAAAGTATGAATACTTAAAGCTTTACCAAAACAAAAGTCTTATGTGCCCCAACTGTCGCCGGCCTTTTTTGGCAAGGGAAGTTGCTGCTCCCATGACCAATCAAGCTTCAGCTTTTCCGTGGTCTTCCCGCCAGCAGCAACAGGGTGTAAACTATCCTGCTGCTAATGGTTCTTCTGCTTCAGGTGTGAAGCTCCCGACAGCTCCAAATTCTGGATTTGGCTCAACCGTTAGAGCAAATATTCAGCAGGATCAAGCTTTTGAGATGAAAGGTGCAAATGGGGCGCAGCCTTATGTCCCTACAGCTAGGCAAGCTGCACACCACGGTCAGCCAGCTGGTGGGAATTTGAAGCGAGCTCATGCAGAAGCAGCTATGAGTGCACGGAATCAGGAGGCTCTTCTGAAGAAAAAGAGACGCATAGATGACTTGAAGTCAAAGTTTCAAAGAAAAGGAATGGGAAGTAGCCAAGGAAATGAATTGGCTAAGAGTTCAAGGGAGTTATCCAATTCAGAAATTCGCAATATGCTGGAGAAAAAGGCTAGGATGGAGATCACCAAGAAGCTTAAAGAATGGAGCGCAGCTGCTGCTTCTCGAACTTCCTATAAGGAGAAAAAGGACAtggaaaagaagaagcaaaCTGCTTCTGAAGTTATCACAAATGATCCGAGAAGGGATAAAACTGCCAATGATGCAGTGCTGGATTCCAAAATATTATCCGAGCAGAAAGAGACTACTGTTGAAGTTAAGTCAATGATTGTTCCTGATCCTGACTTCCATAATTTTGACAAGGATCGAACAGAAAAATCTTTTGAGCGCAATCAAGTCTGGGCtgcttatgatgatgatgatggcatGCCGCGCTATTATGCTCTAATTCACAATGTGCTTTCTAAGAAGCCATTTAAAGTGGAATTCAGCTGGCTGAACTCCAAAACTAACTCTGAACTCGGCTCAATGAATTGGGTGGGTTCTGGCTTCCTCAAGACCAGTGGAGATTTCAGAATTGGCAAGCATGAAACCAATAAGACGCTCAATTCTTTCTCCCACAAGGTCAAGTGGGTGAAAGGGGCTAGAGGTGTTATCCAAATTTTCCCCAGAAAAGGGGATGTTTGGGCTCTGTACAGGCATTGGTCTCCTAAATGGAATGAGCTAACTCCGGATGATGTGATACGAAACtatgatatggtggaagtaCTTGGAGACTACTCTGAGAAGGAAGGTGTCACAGTTGCTCCATTAGTCAAAGTAGCTGGCTTCACATCAGTGTTCCGTCAATGTTTGGACCCTAAATATATTCGCCATATTCCAAGGGAAGAGATGTTTCGCTTCTCTCATCAGGTACCTTCATATTTTCTCACAGGCCAAGAAGCTCCAAATGCTCCCACTGGTTGCTGGGAGCTGGATCCTGCAGCCCTGCCCTTTGAACTTCTTAGAGTCATGACAGATGCTCAAATAGAGGCTCAGAGAAAAGCTGCAGATCCTTCAGACTCAGAAAGGACATGTGGTGAAagcaaagagaaagagaagtccTGTGTGATTGGTGACAGCAATGTGACAAAGCCAATAGTAACATattcaagaaagaagaaggCGAAAGCAAGTACAGTTGAAGCCAAGAGAGAAACGAGCTCGGTTGCTGCTTGA